The stretch of DNA ACAATTCTGTGTCTTGTCCCCACTTCATTTTTCCCATTCATGCACCTTCCACTCTGGCAACTGTTGGATTATAATCTGCATTGGTGACAAATAAGAATGAGCATCTTTTTAAGCTTCTCTACTTGATTACTGCTGTTAGTAGCTGACTTACTTGTCCTCTAGAATCCTTGTTGCCAACCATAGTTTGGCATGCTAATCTCCATGTCTTGGGTTTCTGCAATTTGTAATTGAGAGTAATATGAGTAGAACAATTGTATGCAAGTGAGAGCTAAGAAAAGCTGAAGAAGATGTGAGGAAACATGAAACAGAGTGCTAAGCAGAAACCTTCTTGAGCAATTCCTTCTCTTTGTCAGTTCTCAGGCTTAGGATTTCTTTACCCTCAACCACCTGAAAATTCATTGCTCAGTGTCTAATTCTACTCTCAAGCAACCAAAAGCAGTTCCCAACACCATTCCATTCCTCCAGAAACTACTCGAACATGTCTAGCCATGCATCAGCAGCATGGCCAAGGGAGTGACAGCAGCAGCTCAAGGCATAAAGGACAGACACATACCTCCACAATACATGTTCCACAGGTGCCCCCTCCAGAACAGTTCAGCAGAGGTCCATCCTGCAATGGTCTACGACTAAGCTCCCTCAATGCACCTCAAGAATCACATCAGAGACAGCATTTAGCTGTGCTTACATATGGCCCGTAAAGATCAATGTTGTTGTCCAGCATGATGTCCCTTAGCTTCTGCCCACCGCACGCAGACCGATACTGCACGTCCGGCGTGCCGTCCGGTAGCAGCTTGGACTGCAAGAGCAACGCACATCGACGACATGAGGTGCTGCAGAGAAAAATCGGAAGAGATTTCGGAACCGAGCGCACATTCACGAACGCGAAGTCGATGGACGGAGGCTCTTCGGACGCGACGTCGGCGCTTTCGGATCCACCGCTCGTGGTGTTTGTGGAAATGGCGAAGAGCTTGCGCCTCTCCAGGCTTACCTGGTTGGGGAGGAGGAGCGGTCTGAGGGATTTGGAGTTGTAGTAGAAGCTCGAAGTGATCGGAATGGAAGAGATGCCGGGAGAATTGAATTGGAGAAGTCCCATTACTCGTGGGGAGAATCGAAGCAGTAAGACTATGGGATCTGTGGCTCTTCCGCCCCGTTTATTTGGGTAGCATAAGCTTCTTCTTATCTGAACTGCCTACGTGTGGTCATCGTTTATCTCATCGTTGGGACCAATTCCAATTCCAATAATATCATAATTACCCTTTATTTTTTTGTCCAATTTTTCTTTacctatattttttatttattaattaaaaaggaaaatatttttaatacaaaAGCTAAAAAATGATAAAGATAATTTTTTATCGTAAATCCAGTCAATCTCATACCTCATTGTTAACCATGCATATCTATCTATCTTCCTCAACCAGAATTATGAGCTCCGTAAATTGAATTGAGGCGGGGTCCACCAGGTCTGGCCCACGGAACAGACCACGATGCGCCCCGTTTTGCTTTCCGTTACGCACTCCGACATATACGGGGACATATAACGGCATGTGCGTCCTTCGAAACCGTTATATTATGGCGAGACCACACAATCCCAGGATTCGAGCACGGAAGTGTTTGGGTCAATAACGGACGGACGCGgacgaggaggtggaggagaaggTAAATAGATATCCCACCGCCTCTCGCCTCGTCTGTCTCTTGATGGAAAGGAATGGGTCAGCCTCGACCTCGATCTCGACGCTCTTCTTGGATCGCGTCGGCGAGGTCGCCGTTACTCTGGATCCCGATGGTCTCTCTTGGAAGCCGATCGATTGTGTGAGTCCCCTTACGTTCATAAATTTGGTTGTGTATAGGAAGTACTTTCGCTTTGATCCTAGATGAATGCTGTTTTTTATTCCTCTGCTGATTGATTGATCCTGTTGACGGATGCTTGGAAATTGGAGACGATTTAGCTTGATTTCCTGTGAAGGGATTCCAAGAAAAGCTCCTTGACATGAATTTGATGGAGGTAAGCAGTGCAACACGTGTTGTTGGCAGCTGAGTGCTGGATGTATCGTCGGCTTTACTAGAGCTTGATGTGATTGCGGTTACTACACATCCGAGTACCATGTGGTACCCATTTCTAAGGAGCCCTTATTATGATATCATACTATGGTTTAAGTGTCTCATTTTGGCTCTTTCTTGGACAAAAGTGAAATCGGTTTGGGATATTTAGACCAGACGTTTAGGCTGTTGTGGTTCGAGTGTTGCGTTTTGGATTTTATGGTTTTGAATATTTAGATCAGACAATGCAGGATCGTTTCGTTGCTCTGTAAGATGTGTGCCATGAactttatggaatattgtagtttcaattatttgaaatatttgataGTTTCTGAGACATCATCTGATATTTATTAAGCTATTTTTGCGGCATTCCCTTTCAGACGAACTTCACTCTTTGGTCTTAGCTTTGCACTAGATGTATGAGCAAGTTTTCAATGTTTAAATTAGCGATGCTGCATCGTTTAGATGCATGTAATTGTCAAAAATTCTTATTGAGATCATAAAATGAAACTGGAAAAAAATCGAGGGAAATTAGTGAGACTGCCTTATGTCAGGGATTGATGGAGCTTTATAAATAGAATGGGGGATATGGAGGACCTTCGGTTAGAAGCAGTCAACAATGGTCCTCAAAGAATTCTTGTGTTGATCTATATTAAGAACAATAATATGAAGCAACTGAGAGAGGAAAAGGTCAGGAAATGATAAACTGATGAGCTAGTTAAATTAGCTTATAGAAAGATATTCTTTGGATGTGAAAATTAAACTACTGGTGAGGTTGAGATAGATGTGTTACGAAAAGCAAGATCACAAAAATCTTGCTCAAGGATATAGTCATGAGGCTGATATGGAAGGAACCAACAAGGAGATCTTCACTGGAATATAGTGTGAAAAAAGTCATTAATTGTAAAGCAATATTAGAAGTTCCATATCTGAATTCACATTAAAAGATGGCTTCACATGAGTCTGTAAGTATCTCTGAGTCCTAGTTCATCTGCAAAGAGAAAGATGAGAGATCATTGGATCTGATATTGTTCCTTTGGAATTATGGATGAAAACAGGATCAGGCTTTCAAATTATTTTAGCCAGGAAAAATAGCTGCTACTTCATCTGATAACTATAATCTGCCAAAGCCTACCATGCAAAGGCCATCTTAGAGGTGAAACAGAAGCAATAGTCATTTAATTATCAGTTGTTCTGTATGTCTTGATGAAAGTCTTCGGGGTGAAGCCCAATTGATTAGGCCTACAAAATGGTGTTCGAGGTGTAAAAGAACACATTATGAGCCTATATAAACCTTTTAAGATGATTGCTTGATATGAGTTGGAAGGAAAGATGCATTACTGATCTTTATGCTGGAGTAGCAAGTAAAAAAGATACTGTAGatgtcaaaattgttgtaaacctAATTGAAGTGCCTTTAAATTTCAAATCCTATCCTATTAGTCTATTAAACCAAATGTACTCTTCATAGTTATTGGCTTGTGTATTACCACCTCTGAAAATTTTCGAAGATATTGTAGATGATAAAATTGTTGTAAGAGATGAAATCTATCTATACCATTGAACAAATTTTCGTATATGCATGCCAAACATACCACATCAGTCTGATCTTATATGGTACCAGTACCTTTTAAATATCTTATATCTGTTTACTAAGGCATATCAGATATATTGCTGCATATCTGTCTGATAAGATCTTGATAAAGGTACAAGGATTGGTATTTGGATGTTGCTGAATTTTTCATAGACTAATTCCTTCTCAACTATATTCCAGTCAGTTATAAATCGAGTCTTTTGCTGATAGCATTTCCTTTTGCATATAAAAGTTAACTGTGTTTTTCAGTTATTTTATGAAACTCAAGAGTGAACTGATATCTTGCTTTGAGCTTTGTTTTGCTATTGTCCATATAGCACTTGTTTCTAGTTTTTCCTACCATGAGATATGGGTGGATCTGATGGGAGGCCAAAATCTTAAATTACAGCATAAGAAGCTATTCTACTACTTCATCAGGCTTTATATAAATTACCTTACATGTTACCACTGAGTATCTTGCATGCAGGTAATTGATTTGCATGTTTACATTGCCACCAGTTATCTTGCATGTTTTCAATATGATACCATCTGGGACATTCATGGCAATTACTTTCTTAAACCGTGGACATTCATGTTTTCAATATGCTACCACCAGTTATCTCCTCTCATTTTGTTGCTCCTTGGTTAACCTATTTATATACTATTAGATAGTTTAGAAGGATGTATGATTCATTGTATTCTTTTGAGCTAAACTTTGTGTCATAATTGATAATGGATGTTTAGAAAATTGTTTCTTGAGATTCATAGAGAAATAGGTCAATTTAAGCTTGCTAGTTGTTTTGCCTACATAAGTCTATATGTTTTTGTTTAAATAAGAGTGTCACATATTTCATGTTTGACTTTGTTTTATTTCTCTGTGCTTTTCAGGAATCTAGTGGGTCATCTTGCTTGTGCATGAACTACCGGCTAAAGACTGAAAACAGGATTGAATTTTCCAATGTTTATGCTGTAGAGTTAATTGATTGGGGCTTGATTGAGGATGCAAATAGGAATTCTGGCAGCTTTTTCTCAGGCAATAAATTTGAGGTTAGATATCAAGATCTTTCATCAATGCATCCACTTTCATTGTTGTTGTTGATAGCTGCGTAGAACTTAAACCTGATGAGGGCATTATGACTTCCTTGATGGCTAACTATCATGTTTATATTTTGTGTTATAAGTGTCCTGTTGGTTATGCAGATGTACCGTTTTGTGGTGCATGGATTCCATAGGGGTAAAACACGTGGTTCTCCTTGGACACTCTGTGAATACACCTTTGGTCACAAGGATATGCATATATGCCAGTCGTGGGTTGAACGTTTGATTGCTTCTACCAGTACTGATGCTGTCAGACCAAAGTCTCTTTTGGTACTTTCCGTATTGAAATACCTTCTTGcaattttttcatcaattttttgtgatatcttgtttattAACTTTCTGTAGTATCATTTAGGTGTTTGTTCACCCATTATGTGGGAAAGGAAATGGGGTCAGGACTTGGGAGACAGTTGCGCCTATATTTTCCCATGCTAAAGTGCGGACAGAGGTAAGAAAATGCTGTTATAAGTCAtcaaaaaatgagtttcctcttctGTTACTACATTGCATTACATAGGGTCATGCACTTTGTTCAGGTAACAGTGACTCAGAGGGCAGGGCATGCATTTGACTGTATATCATCCTTATCGCACGGGGAATTGAGTTCTTTTGATGGCATTGTTGCTGTGGTATGCTTCTAGCTTATCTAACATGTATTCGTTTTTTAATCTTCAGATGACTGATATCTGTTGATATTGTTTAATATTCAAGATTTGATTTTAATTTAGTCATACAGATAACTTTGTCCTTTTTATTGAAGTCTGCCTGAAAAGAGTTCGTAAAACAATATGAAATTCTGTGATTAATGTGAAACTAGCAGAAGATAATAAATCATAAAATTCATTTCTTAAACTAACAACTAAAACAAAATGGCCTTCCGGTGCAGTTCTCAGCTATCTTTTATCCATTTACTACTGAAAGGTCACTGCAGCTCCTATCTTCTAAGAACAATATAATTTCTTGTGCTACATCTTTAAGCAGGTAGGTTATCGTGGCTTTGTTTGGTTATCTCTAACTTTTAGTTGGTAAACTTTGTTTTGTGTTGTTTTGGTATAAAATGGTCTTTTGTTGGCTATCCTTTTTGGTCAGTCATTGGTTTTTGAAACCTAATGAAGGCTTTTCTGCAATCAGTTTAGTTACCAAAATCCTTCATTTGTTTCAACTTTGCATTGACACAATAGATTAAAGAAACAGTGGAGCTTTAAGGACTCTTGATTGCATCTATGTAGTTTACCGTGCTTAACTTTGATAGAAGGTGAACAATCTTGCCAGATGGTCACCTTTTTAAAGCAGAAATGGCCCTTCTTTTGATGGGGCTATTCTTGGTTTACCATAGCGAATGACGCATATGGATCTTAGATTTGTTCAGATATGGGGTGTTTTCATTTAGACTTGTTGctctcttttgatgttttagctaTGTGATGTCAGTTAAGCTTTAAGCACATTGTGGGGAAATTCATACTGCTTCTGGAAATTTGTGATACAGTTGATTCCTTTGTTTTACCTTACTGTATATAACTGATATCTGATTCTTTCTTAATTAAACAACACTATAAATTTtgctgtcttccaatggttaagaCTGATTTAGCAACATACATTGAGAGGCAAGTTTTTGTATGAGAAGGGTGACACCATTAGATTACCCAAATCATCAtgcatttataaataattttaataaagctTCATATCATCTGTCAGTTGATACTGGACTATTAGTTGGATTCTTATGGGAAGTATTTACATTATTTTCCATAATTTTGCTTGCATATGATATCAATATGCAACCAAACTGCTGTTGCAAATGGTTGCAGTCGCTGCAGAACTCTTAATGTACTGTAGTCCTGAGTTACCAAATACAGCATGAAGATGCATTGATTTTGGAACAGACTTGGACGCTCAAGATGCTAGTAACCTGAGTAAGCTTGTCATTACTACCTAAAAATGTGCAGACTCATAGTTAGTTCATGCATTCTGCAATAACCCTTAATAAGTAACTTACAGCTTTTGTCATCAAGTAAATCATTGGATgacaaaaaagagaagaaagacatTTCGTGTTACTTGTATAATTATGTAATGCGTCATTTCTTTTTGTTCTCTTATTGAGTGATTTGTACGTGAATTTGGACCAGGGAGGTGATGGTCTCTTTAACGAAGTTCTGAATGGACT from Musa acuminata AAA Group cultivar baxijiao chromosome BXJ2-11, Cavendish_Baxijiao_AAA, whole genome shotgun sequence encodes:
- the LOC135626178 gene encoding photosynthetic NDH subunit of subcomplex B 3, chloroplastic-like, with amino-acid sequence MGLLQFNSPGISSIPITSSFYYNSKSLRPLLLPNQVSLERRKLFAISTNTTSGGSESADVASEEPPSIDFAFVNSKLLPDGTPDVQYRSACGGQKLRDIMLDNNIDLYGPYDGPLLNCSGGGTCGTCIVEVVEGKEILSLRTDKEKELLKKKPKTWRLACQTMVGNKDSRGQIIIQQLPEWKVHEWEK